In one window of Cytophagaceae bacterium ABcell3 DNA:
- a CDS encoding AAA family ATPase produces MNDFSNKTFGGYQKVPSAPTNPQERAEPSTFDIKDLYSSEEVSDASKEQMGLDEKLRQAYFWITNTAIISPFYDIEYEDGDSRRFTFGDRKVEVTLPKGQSYSSFVLIPLLTLAVRGKCLIVGGPGRGKTATSLLMGLLAGYSKIDVMRAIQHGQPQMTISDLLGHPLPADMVKAEKTSDIRIAWRKWLGMKVKIIDEYNRIPTRTQSALLTVLSDNYAEIFDQIYECPQAAWYLTANDDAGGGTYQVIEALKDRIDVVIRAFHFNTRFIEDLQRRIELNFKPESMIPDEIVFTEEEMDIVHEQIRGIAISAPLRKRLEFFCRQFEFFESSSDKIEYMTKDTAKLSGLDFRTLFRKETGKDHVKDLGSQTLNGVSVRKIMTLIIYSKALAFFRGNKQVELEDIRQILPFILHDSLVPHLESPFFDQAGNESYRVDRIVWLRKLFDLSCDEYMSQGLDADDPMDAFDEQFKQGLENVSMKEIDKRLLDIEKQLYNWSQEKKLYGYRHDDILKLKYFHQRYMNYKRWLQWKK; encoded by the coding sequence ATGAATGATTTTTCAAATAAAACTTTTGGGGGGTATCAAAAAGTGCCCTCTGCGCCCACTAACCCACAGGAAAGAGCCGAGCCTTCTACTTTCGATATAAAAGATTTGTATTCCAGTGAAGAAGTATCTGATGCCTCAAAAGAACAAATGGGGCTGGATGAGAAACTCCGACAGGCTTATTTCTGGATTACTAACACAGCTATTATAAGTCCTTTTTATGATATAGAATATGAAGATGGGGATTCCAGAAGGTTCACTTTTGGCGATAGAAAAGTGGAAGTGACTTTGCCGAAAGGGCAGAGTTATTCAAGTTTTGTTCTGATACCGCTTTTAACCTTAGCTGTTAGGGGTAAATGTCTAATTGTTGGAGGGCCAGGGCGGGGCAAGACTGCTACTTCGCTATTAATGGGCTTATTGGCCGGGTACTCTAAAATAGATGTTATGAGGGCTATTCAGCATGGTCAGCCTCAGATGACTATATCTGACTTGCTAGGTCACCCTTTGCCTGCTGATATGGTAAAAGCAGAAAAAACATCCGATATAAGAATAGCTTGGCGTAAATGGTTGGGGATGAAGGTGAAAATTATTGATGAATACAACCGTATTCCTACCCGTACACAATCTGCTTTGCTTACTGTTTTGTCTGACAATTATGCGGAGATATTTGACCAGATCTATGAATGTCCACAAGCAGCTTGGTACCTTACCGCCAATGATGATGCGGGTGGGGGAACCTATCAGGTGATTGAAGCACTAAAAGACAGAATAGATGTAGTTATTCGTGCTTTCCATTTCAATACCAGATTTATAGAGGACTTGCAGAGAAGAATAGAGCTTAACTTTAAGCCTGAGTCCATGATTCCAGATGAAATTGTTTTCACGGAAGAAGAAATGGATATCGTACATGAGCAAATTAGGGGAATAGCGATTTCTGCCCCTTTAAGAAAGAGGTTGGAGTTCTTTTGCAGGCAGTTTGAGTTTTTTGAGTCTTCTTCCGATAAGATCGAGTATATGACCAAAGATACTGCAAAGCTTTCCGGCTTGGACTTTAGAACTCTTTTCAGAAAGGAGACAGGCAAGGATCATGTAAAAGACCTGGGTTCTCAAACCCTGAATGGGGTTTCGGTAAGAAAGATTATGACCCTAATAATTTACTCCAAGGCATTGGCTTTTTTTAGAGGGAATAAGCAGGTAGAACTGGAAGATATCCGCCAGATTCTCCCTTTTATCCTTCATGATTCTTTGGTGCCTCATCTTGAATCGCCCTTTTTTGACCAAGCAGGAAATGAAAGTTACAGAGTCGATAGAATTGTTTGGTTGCGGAAGCTTTTTGACCTATCGTGCGATGAGTACATGAGTCAGGGCTTGGATGCGGACGACCCAATGGACGCCTTTGATGAACAGTTCAAGCAAGGTCTGGAAAATGTGTCAATGAAAGAAATTGATAAAAGATTGCTGGATATTGAAAAGCAGCTGTACAATTGGTCGCAGGAGAAGAAGCTTTATGGTTACCGGCATGATGATATTCTCAAATTAAAGTATTTTCACCAAAGGTATATGAACTATAAACGGTGGCTGCAATGGAAAAAGTAA
- a CDS encoding PIG-L family deacetylase translates to MQTILIFSPHLDDAILSCGSSINHWVTEGNEVIVISIFTSCGRHSQAELYEKRKKDDIKALQFLGCKFAHLDFVDAPFRDAQNNSFSSILFHHDLKCGKVAGLLDSVLSCIEIYKPSQIYFPLGVGGHIDHHQLFLSSLDCSHFGEAICYYEDLPYALVPCWSNVRLQNLGYLFSEKDKEMISSQMIPEQLSDCEIAFVKNYMGDKNDQGLSNEKYKQEIRNLRCERKTENNLPWVNLVPFQIGHTEEQFNTKMEAISFYETEWPVLFGENMASIREVLYNSSDAFVERFWKIR, encoded by the coding sequence ATGCAGACAATCCTCATATTCTCGCCCCATCTGGACGATGCCATACTAAGCTGTGGCTCCTCAATCAATCATTGGGTTACAGAAGGGAATGAGGTGATAGTAATTTCTATTTTTACTTCTTGCGGAAGGCATTCTCAGGCTGAGCTTTATGAAAAAAGAAAGAAAGACGATATAAAAGCACTACAGTTTTTAGGTTGTAAATTTGCTCATTTAGACTTTGTTGATGCCCCTTTTCGGGATGCCCAAAACAACAGCTTTTCCAGTATTTTATTCCATCATGATTTGAAATGTGGAAAGGTAGCAGGTTTATTGGATTCAGTGCTTTCTTGTATAGAAATATACAAACCTTCTCAAATTTATTTTCCTCTCGGTGTAGGTGGCCATATTGACCACCATCAGTTGTTCCTTTCCAGTTTAGACTGCTCCCATTTTGGGGAAGCCATTTGCTATTACGAGGACTTACCCTATGCTTTGGTGCCTTGCTGGTCAAATGTTAGGTTGCAAAATTTAGGATATTTATTTTCTGAAAAAGATAAAGAAATGATATCTTCCCAAATGATACCTGAGCAACTTTCTGACTGTGAGATTGCTTTCGTTAAAAATTATATGGGTGATAAAAATGACCAAGGCCTTAGTAATGAAAAGTATAAACAGGAGATCCGCAATTTGAGATGTGAGCGTAAAACTGAAAACAACCTGCCGTGGGTAAATTTAGTGCCATTTCAGATAGGGCATACAGAAGAACAATTTAATACAAAAATGGAGGCCATCTCTTTTTATGAAACAGAATGGCCTGTTTTATTTGGTGAAAATATGGCCAGTATTCGAGAAGTATTATATAATTCCAGTGATGCTTTTGTAGAGCGCTTCTGGAAAATCAGATAG
- a CDS encoding radical SAM protein codes for MQFIVNSDPSLQTPAHGQFLRRTSVEDYFVDAWAGENISKQETHGDLEITISENGVFGLIELPYKEGEVEEITSGLYRQVFSYLENHPNHYLLRVWHYVPNILKPVSNSPDANIYQQFNRGRHSAFVEYYSQQLHSIAVPVASAVGYTSDKIRLEFLAVENQPVFLENKDQVAARHYSKKYGECPPLFSRGAIYKNLNQTVLISAGTASVVGENSLHTNLYDQVNQTIHNLRVLGSQFNLKKYGVQYGFALEDIVLLRTYYKNEEDAAFLRQYLKKVVSPSCKLSFMKADVCRDELLVEMEAVFVKKGEFEEIGKPKYFLEDGKIRTESFELHIAEHCNLRCRDCCNISPFNPQKFMRVSEVDEICKFIKNNLRPDVFKIAGGEPTLHPELDEIIRVVKSHGVTEQVRVVSNGLLIHKMSEAFWQQIDQLTISNYVSAPVKPKTLELIKNKARQYGIVVNIKKVDQFNEIFIDEPFTDKSQVQVIYDDCWMRHRCHIIRNGYFYKCTRAAYMDEYLGMLKKDQKLSSGTYSQLDGIPIDTPNFKEKVLAFLNDNKPLNSCRYCLGVSGGLRENVQLSKKEVSSQFA; via the coding sequence ATGCAGTTTATTGTCAACTCAGACCCTAGTCTTCAGACGCCTGCGCATGGTCAATTTCTTCGCAGGACTTCAGTAGAGGATTACTTTGTAGATGCATGGGCTGGCGAAAATATTTCCAAACAGGAAACCCATGGAGACCTTGAAATTACCATATCTGAAAATGGGGTTTTTGGTTTAATAGAGCTTCCATATAAAGAAGGGGAAGTTGAAGAGATTACCAGTGGATTGTACAGACAGGTTTTCTCCTATTTAGAAAATCACCCTAATCATTACCTTTTGAGGGTTTGGCATTATGTGCCGAATATTTTAAAGCCAGTTTCAAATTCTCCGGATGCCAATATTTATCAGCAGTTTAACAGGGGGAGACATAGTGCTTTTGTTGAGTACTATAGCCAACAGTTACATAGTATTGCTGTTCCTGTAGCAAGTGCAGTAGGTTATACTTCTGATAAGATAAGGTTGGAATTTCTGGCCGTTGAAAACCAACCAGTTTTTCTGGAAAATAAAGATCAGGTAGCTGCCAGACATTATTCAAAAAAGTATGGCGAGTGCCCACCTCTTTTCAGTAGGGGGGCGATTTATAAAAACTTAAACCAGACCGTTTTAATTTCCGCTGGCACCGCCAGTGTGGTAGGGGAAAATTCTCTGCATACAAATCTTTACGACCAGGTAAACCAAACGATTCATAACCTCAGGGTTCTGGGCAGTCAGTTTAATTTGAAAAAATATGGCGTTCAGTATGGTTTTGCATTAGAGGATATCGTGCTTTTGAGGACTTATTACAAGAATGAAGAGGATGCAGCTTTCTTACGCCAATACCTTAAAAAAGTAGTGTCCCCAAGTTGTAAACTCTCTTTTATGAAAGCCGATGTATGCAGGGATGAGCTATTGGTTGAAATGGAAGCGGTTTTTGTTAAAAAAGGGGAGTTTGAGGAAATTGGTAAACCTAAGTATTTCCTGGAAGACGGAAAGATAAGAACAGAGTCTTTTGAACTTCATATTGCCGAACATTGCAATCTACGCTGTCGTGACTGTTGTAACATTTCTCCATTTAACCCTCAGAAATTTATGCGTGTTTCGGAAGTGGATGAGATTTGTAAGTTTATAAAAAATAACCTGCGCCCTGATGTATTTAAGATAGCAGGAGGGGAGCCTACCTTGCATCCCGAATTAGATGAAATTATCAGGGTTGTTAAATCGCATGGTGTTACGGAGCAGGTTAGGGTAGTTTCGAATGGTTTGTTGATACATAAGATGAGCGAAGCCTTTTGGCAGCAAATAGACCAGTTAACCATTTCTAATTATGTAAGTGCTCCAGTCAAGCCCAAAACACTGGAATTGATAAAAAACAAAGCAAGACAATATGGTATTGTGGTAAATATTAAAAAGGTAGACCAGTTCAATGAAATTTTTATTGATGAACCTTTTACTGATAAAAGTCAGGTTCAGGTAATATATGATGATTGCTGGATGCGTCACCGCTGTCATATTATCAGAAACGGTTATTTTTATAAGTGTACCCGGGCAGCTTACATGGACGAATATCTGGGTATGCTAAAAAAAGATCAGAAACTTAGTTCTGGCACTTACTCCCAACTTGATGGGATACCAATCGATACTCCTAATTTTAAGGAAAAAGTGCTGGCTTTTTTAAACGATAACAAACCCCTGAATTCTTGTAGGTATTGTTTGGGTGTGTCTGGTGGCTTAAGAGAAAATGTACAGCTCAGTAAAAAAGAAGTCAGTAGTCAATTTGCTTGA
- the asnB gene encoding asparagine synthase (glutamine-hydrolyzing), with product MCGIGGILFSRDNGQTLYHRVSKIAQAQLHRGPDEQQILVKGNHGFCHQRLAIIDRQGGKQPFFDHTGRYLILYNGEVYNYKALRQQLAGRYAFVSNSDTEVVLAAYLIWGEDCLDKFIGMFSFLIWDSLSQTGFAARDPLGVKPFVYYSFNGAFLFASETKAILSCLSTKPKIDHQSIVEYVVAPMLSGVEHSVFQGISYLGAGEKLFVSRDRISKKKYINFNISASGQALEIYVQQLRSALEESVKLSVVSDLPVGVFLSGGLDSSILSSLAMKVKAENFKAFTIAFENHSQLLFDENSIVNSDDFPYAKHLATTLGFPMVSVTASLEGIAKALRTVAGINDRIPAWEQEISQHFLSKAASKEFKSVLVGDAADETNYGYFFLLNKAVNYSPLGLIKHFGGDKRTCLLSERLRKLMHPFQYLDEKYTRLVEDNGYTFAGSNEDRVMAMSCLVYKLWLGRLLHHGDIHTMYFGLEARVPFANQNVLDVVRGIGHHLGFRQQNEKYVLKLAAKGLIPEPIIQRKKSALPRDPRLGKVYQEILKQLVSKEQGFVDAYLDKKALLSLCEISKIEENDRMILFNMVSLLYWAKQYA from the coding sequence ATGTGTGGAATAGGTGGAATATTGTTTTCCAGAGACAATGGTCAAACGCTTTATCACCGGGTAAGTAAAATAGCACAAGCCCAGCTTCATCGGGGACCTGATGAACAGCAGATACTGGTCAAAGGCAATCATGGGTTTTGTCACCAACGCTTAGCCATTATTGACAGGCAGGGTGGAAAACAACCTTTTTTTGACCATACCGGGAGATATTTGATTCTTTATAATGGTGAAGTGTATAACTATAAAGCGCTTCGTCAGCAATTGGCAGGAAGGTATGCTTTTGTGTCAAACTCTGATACGGAAGTTGTGTTAGCGGCATATCTTATCTGGGGTGAAGACTGTCTGGATAAATTTATAGGTATGTTTTCTTTTCTGATTTGGGACAGCCTTTCTCAAACCGGCTTTGCGGCCAGAGACCCTTTAGGGGTAAAACCTTTTGTGTACTATTCTTTTAATGGAGCGTTCTTGTTTGCTTCTGAAACCAAGGCCATTTTATCGTGTTTAAGCACTAAACCTAAGATTGATCATCAGTCAATTGTTGAATATGTGGTGGCTCCTATGTTAAGTGGGGTTGAGCATTCGGTTTTTCAAGGGATTTCTTATTTAGGTGCTGGCGAGAAGCTGTTTGTTAGTAGAGATAGGATAAGTAAAAAGAAGTATATCAACTTTAACATTAGTGCTAGCGGCCAAGCATTAGAGATATATGTTCAACAGCTGAGAAGTGCTTTGGAAGAGAGTGTAAAGCTTTCTGTTGTATCAGATTTGCCTGTAGGTGTTTTCCTAAGTGGTGGACTTGATTCGTCTATTCTTTCTTCTTTGGCTATGAAAGTTAAAGCTGAGAATTTTAAAGCATTTACGATAGCCTTTGAAAATCATTCGCAACTTCTTTTTGACGAAAACTCAATTGTTAATTCTGATGATTTTCCCTATGCGAAGCACTTGGCCACTACTTTAGGTTTTCCAATGGTTTCTGTGACTGCTTCTTTGGAAGGCATTGCTAAGGCACTACGAACAGTGGCCGGAATAAATGATAGAATCCCAGCCTGGGAACAGGAAATATCTCAGCACTTTCTTTCGAAAGCCGCTTCTAAAGAATTTAAAAGTGTTTTGGTTGGTGATGCTGCTGATGAAACCAACTATGGGTACTTTTTTCTGCTTAACAAAGCTGTTAATTACAGTCCACTTGGTCTAATCAAGCACTTTGGTGGTGATAAAAGGACATGCTTATTATCTGAGCGTTTGCGTAAGCTGATGCATCCCTTTCAGTATCTGGATGAGAAATACACCAGACTGGTGGAGGATAATGGGTATACCTTTGCAGGTAGTAATGAGGATAGGGTTATGGCCATGAGCTGCCTTGTTTACAAATTATGGCTGGGAAGGCTCCTTCATCATGGTGATATTCATACCATGTACTTTGGGTTAGAGGCCAGGGTGCCTTTTGCCAATCAAAATGTTTTAGATGTGGTACGGGGTATAGGGCACCATTTGGGTTTTAGGCAGCAAAATGAGAAATATGTGCTGAAGCTAGCAGCGAAAGGCCTCATTCCTGAACCTATTATTCAACGGAAAAAATCTGCCCTGCCCAGAGACCCTAGATTGGGTAAAGTGTATCAGGAAATTCTAAAGCAGCTTGTAAGTAAAGAACAGGGTTTTGTAGATGCTTACTTGGATAAGAAAGCACTCTTGTCTTTATGTGAGATAAGTAAAATTGAGGAGAATGATCGGATGATTTTATTCAATATGGTAAGTTTGTTATACTGGGCGAAACAATATGCATGA
- a CDS encoding adenylyltransferase/cytidyltransferase family protein — translation MKNRVLFLLEASHIDKEYVEDLCLIANEYDEAVFVLSKADQFNQHGLTTGQLLIILQSVLVKQLGIPFFLLLYPDKGVSGVNYWIQLKLLTPPFNTIYTSNKSDEEPAGLILKCQFNLLPEMPDHNYQLTKFLPNVRRGLFITRAQPFHNGHAAFVKQLGEECDEIIVLIAAAEQAHVLNNPLSASERLEMLHSFFQKEFPGKFYLMALPQNAFNLENMLELSFLLPDFSSVYGSNPIILSMCHALGIPTKALLNKVEVSATEVRKQLLDNASIKDLVPSVIYDYLEKLPLKERLQLLNKDEKA, via the coding sequence ATGAAGAATAGGGTTTTGTTTCTCCTGGAGGCATCACATATTGATAAAGAATATGTGGAAGACTTGTGTCTTATAGCAAATGAATACGATGAAGCAGTTTTTGTTCTGTCGAAAGCTGATCAGTTTAATCAACATGGATTGACTACAGGGCAACTTTTAATCATTTTACAAAGTGTTTTGGTAAAGCAATTAGGTATCCCTTTTTTCCTATTATTATACCCTGATAAAGGGGTGTCTGGAGTAAATTATTGGATACAGTTAAAATTGCTTACGCCTCCTTTTAATACCATATATACCAGTAATAAATCAGATGAGGAGCCTGCAGGACTTATTCTAAAATGCCAGTTTAACCTGCTGCCGGAAATGCCTGATCATAATTATCAATTAACCAAATTTTTGCCGAATGTTCGACGAGGCTTGTTTATAACCCGGGCTCAGCCGTTTCATAATGGACATGCGGCTTTTGTAAAACAGCTAGGGGAGGAATGCGATGAAATTATTGTCTTAATTGCTGCTGCCGAACAGGCGCATGTTCTTAACAATCCTTTGTCAGCCTCTGAGCGGCTTGAGATGCTTCATAGCTTTTTTCAAAAAGAGTTTCCAGGCAAGTTTTACCTGATGGCTCTTCCTCAAAATGCTTTTAACCTTGAGAATATGCTTGAACTTTCTTTTTTACTACCTGATTTTTCTTCCGTATATGGTTCAAACCCTATTATTCTGAGTATGTGTCATGCCTTAGGTATCCCAACTAAAGCTTTGTTAAATAAAGTTGAAGTGAGTGCTACAGAAGTAAGGAAGCAATTGCTTGACAATGCCAGTATTAAAGACTTGGTTCCATCAGTTATTTATGACTATTTGGAAAAGTTGCCGCTGAAAGAGAGGCTTCAACTGTTAAATAAAGATGAAAAGGCTTAA
- a CDS encoding glycosyltransferase: MHENKKILIVTIPEKGHINPMIGIAKELQNRGYELAFFAQTNIKEQVVKAGLDVPVFFNSLDKDGLVTKGKTFVEKLQDKAWLQNWIKTLLIDAVPSQVQVIEDVVKQYCPALIVTDPMVYAAAIVANQHQIPWVGVSSSLNPVTPDKWECDLTMTLQTFAQDRNEIFQKYLQEARFRVSDLISPWLNIVFSTEEYAPRSFSNNTFSFYVGHSFPDGDRGDEQDFPFHLLRKDSKKVYMSLGSQVYYHPKLFAMVQQAMQGSDVQLIFSMNELVHTPFVKTLNENVIAVEYAPQLRLLPHIDLMISHGGANSVMECLAHGKPIALLPICNDQFLQAKFVAYNKAGKIFDTYKATVEDIRAGLHMLLEDDAEERKNALKIADSFARHQGPFEAAVLIEKLFCSRTPLMPLV; this comes from the coding sequence ATGCATGAGAATAAGAAGATTCTGATTGTCACCATTCCTGAAAAAGGTCATATTAACCCAATGATTGGTATAGCAAAAGAATTGCAGAACCGAGGGTATGAGCTTGCTTTTTTTGCTCAAACAAATATAAAGGAGCAAGTGGTAAAGGCAGGGCTGGATGTGCCTGTGTTTTTTAATTCATTGGATAAAGATGGACTTGTTACGAAGGGGAAAACATTTGTTGAAAAGTTGCAAGATAAAGCATGGCTTCAAAATTGGATAAAAACCCTGCTTATTGATGCTGTGCCCAGTCAAGTTCAGGTTATTGAAGACGTCGTTAAACAGTATTGCCCTGCCCTGATTGTAACTGACCCCATGGTTTATGCGGCTGCTATTGTAGCCAACCAACATCAAATTCCTTGGGTAGGTGTTTCCTCCTCGTTAAATCCTGTGACACCTGACAAGTGGGAATGTGACCTTACCATGACCTTGCAAACGTTTGCGCAAGACAGGAACGAGATTTTTCAAAAATATCTGCAAGAAGCTAGGTTTCGGGTAAGTGACTTAATATCTCCATGGCTTAATATCGTATTTTCAACAGAGGAATATGCACCACGTAGTTTTAGTAACAATACTTTTTCGTTTTATGTAGGGCACTCTTTCCCAGATGGCGATAGAGGAGACGAACAAGACTTTCCCTTTCACCTTTTAAGGAAGGACAGTAAAAAAGTATATATGTCTTTGGGAAGTCAGGTCTATTATCACCCCAAATTATTTGCAATGGTGCAGCAGGCAATGCAGGGTTCTGATGTCCAATTAATATTTTCCATGAATGAGTTAGTGCATACTCCTTTTGTGAAAACATTAAATGAAAATGTCATTGCAGTTGAATATGCTCCTCAGTTACGTTTGTTACCTCATATCGACCTAATGATTAGTCATGGTGGAGCCAACTCTGTTATGGAATGTTTAGCTCATGGTAAACCCATAGCGCTCCTGCCCATTTGTAACGACCAGTTTTTACAGGCTAAGTTTGTTGCCTACAATAAAGCGGGAAAGATTTTTGACACATATAAAGCTACTGTAGAAGACATTCGAGCGGGTCTTCATATGCTTCTTGAGGATGATGCAGAAGAAAGAAAAAACGCATTAAAGATAGCCGATTCTTTTGCCAGACATCAAGGGCCTTTTGAAGCTGCAGTATTAATTGAAAAGCTGTTTTGTTCCAGAACACCTTTGATGCCATTAGTTTAA